The Candidatus Binataceae bacterium sequence GGCAGCACAACCGGGCGCTGCGACCCTACCTCAGTCGAGTGATCGCTTTCGTCAGGAACCCGTCCGGCCGATCGGGATCAAGCTTGGGGCGAGCGTCATCCGGGCGAGCAAGGAATGCGAGCACATCCTCATTACGGGTTCGCCCGGCTCGGGCAAGACCACCGCCATGCGCCACCTTCTCCGGCAAGTCGAGTAGCGCAAGAGCAGGCGATCGTGATCGATCTGGAAGCCGAGTTCGTGCAGGAGTTTTACAGCGAAGAACGCGGCGACGTGATCCTGAATCCACTGGACGAGCGCTGTACCTTCTGGTCTCCATGGCTCGAAATTCGTGACGACAGCTACGTGATGGACGCCGAGGCGCTGACCGCGTCGCTAGTGCGCGTCTCCGCCCGGACGGCCAACGAAATCTTTTTTCGCGACTCGGGGCGCACTCTCGCCACGAGCATCTTTGAAGTCCTCGCCGACGATCCGGACATTCGGCTGTTATCTGACTTCCTCGCGCTACCACGTGAGGAATTGCACGCGCGGCTCGCCGGCACCCGCGCCTACGCGATCGTCGATCCGCAGGCCCACGACCAGGGTGCCGGGATCGTGGCGACGGTCGCGAACGCGCTCAAGGCGTGTTACCACTTGCCACCGCTGGAGCAAACGACGCGAAGCTGGAGCGCGCGCGAATGGGCCCAGAGGCGAGAGGGCTGGGTCTTCCTCCCATGTAAAGAAGACATCCGCGAAGCAATCGAACCGCTGCAGGACCTTTGGCTGGACTGCCTCGTGCGCTGGCTGATGAGCGCGCAGATTGGCAGCGAGCAAGTCTGGATTGTCGCCGACGAATTGCCGGCCTTCGGGTATCAGCCCCAGATCGAAAAGCTCGTCACGCGCGGACGCAAGCGCGGCCTCGCGGTGGTGATCGGCTTTCAGAATGTGGCGCAGACTCGGGCCATTTATGGCCGCGATGGCGCGATCACCCTGACGAGCTCGCCAACCACCAAGCTGATCATGCGCTCGGACGAACCCGAGATGGCGCGGTGGGGTTCCGATCTGATCGGTTCGCACGAAACCGAGCGGCTCCAGATGACGCAGCTTGCCGGGCTTTCGACCTATCGCGAGGGCGTCAACCTGAGCCCGCACCGCAGCGTCGAGCACCTGGTCCTGCCGGCCGAGATTCAGCAGTTGCGGCCCTTCCATGGCTATCTCTGCATTGCCGGCGAGCACCGCACCACAGTCCGCATTCCCGAACTGCACCTGACGAGACGGCAGCCGGACTTCATCCCACGGGGGCGATCGCCGGCGCGCCCAGTCAAGCCACTCAGAGTCGACCCGGATGATCAGAGTGACGCGACCCTGACGGCGCGCTTGCTCGGGCGCTCGGCACGACCGGAGCTAAGGCCTAATCATGGTCAGCTTTTCGGACGGCGCGATGACGATCGAACAGGCGGGCTCCTATTACCGCGTCCATTACAGCGCGGCGGGTTATTACGCCGGGACCGAGCAGCGCATCATCGGCCACGCGGTCGGCCGCGGGGTGCAATTTCTCGCACTCTCCGACCTTACCGCCGAGCAATTCGAGGCCCTCCGGCGCGGCCACGACCCAACTACCCAAGCTGAACTGCGGATCAAGGCGACGCACGGCGATACCGAGCGGGCGAACTGGGATTGCACCCTCTCGCCGCCGAAGTCGATCAGCATCCAGGCTCTCGTTTGCGGCGACGAACGGCTTCTGCAGGTCGACCGTGAAGCGGCATTATACGCGATCCGCGAAGTCGAGACATGCGCATTGGCGCGCCACCACGGCGGAAAAGAGTGGGCCGAGACGGGCAATGTCGTCGCGATCATGTTCGAGCATTACGACTCACGCGAGTCGATCCACGGCGAGCACGGGCCGATGCCTCAGCTGCATCACCACATCTTCATCGCGAACATGACGCGGCTCGCCAGTTACGAGTGGCGCAGCCTGGACCCGCAGCAGATCTATAAGGCGCGCCGCTTCATCGACGCGATCTACATGGCCGAACTTGCCAAACGGGTCCAGCAACTCGGCTACGACATCGTTCGAAAAGTTGATGGCTCGTTCGAACTGGCGGGCTTTAACCGTCGGCAAATCGAAGCCTTCTCGGAACGCGCCATGGATATCGAACGGACCAAGCAGGCGCGCGGCATCAGCAACCCGAGTATCGCGCGCGATATCGTACTGGAAACGCGCAAGCCCAAGCGTGACTGCGATCCGGGTGGCGCTGAAGGCTGAACGCGAAGCGCTCGCGCGACAACAGGGAATTGACCTTAACTACCGCCCGTCGTCTCTCCAGCTCAAGCCAGCCCAGGCCCTTACGAGCCCAACGACCGATGCACACACGCGCGAGTCATTGGACTACGCCGATCGTCACCTCAGCTCACGCTACGCCGTCATCGATCATCGCGAGCTGGTTACTGCCGCCCTGCGGCACGGCGTCGGCGCGATCGATCTGAACCATGTTCGCGCCGAAATTGACGCGCGGCAGAAGGCCGGTCAGCTGATCGCCGCCGGTCACTCCTACCTTCACCCGCTCGATACCTACACCAGCCCGCGGATGGTGAGCCTCGCACGGGAAAATCTCCGGCTGGTCCATAAGCATATACACCAGGGTCATCCGATCGCCGGTATCAAAGTCCGTTTCAACCAGCCGCGAGCGCAATCGCTGGGTCGGCACTGAGTATTACGGTGGCCGAGGCGCTCCACTGCAAACGCGCCATCGCGAAGCGAACGCGCGAGAGCGCTTGGCACGCCCGCAGCGTTACGCGCGTCGGCATCTCAGAAATTAGGTGCGGGCCCCTCATGGTGGGGTAAAGGAGCCGCCCACGAAAATGGCTCGCAAGGGGACCCCAGCGAAATCGCAGATGCCCTGCCGCAAGGGCGGAGGCGAGCAGGAGGGAGTAGCAGCAATGCACAACAACAACTGTCTGCGTTGTGGGCGCAAAGTTCGGCCTGAGGAGAACTGGGTGAAAGTCCATTTGTGGGCGAGCAACGCGGTGTTCGACTGGGGCTGCTTCATCGCGCTGTTGAAGTCGCACGGTCCGGAAGCCGCGGAACAGGTGGCTTGGCAGGGTGACGGCCACGCGCCGCCGATGTCAGCGGCGGTCAGTAATGGTGTTCGAAGTTCAACTAAGTAGCTAGTACGGCACAGTGTGTCAGAAGTGAGCAATAGGAGGAATTACCATGTCTTTGAATCGCGCAACGCTTATTGGGTATGTCGGCCATAATCTCGAAGAACTGCGATATTACCGAGTGGGCAGCCGCTCGCGGCTTCTCGGTCGCGACCAACGACAGCTTCACCGACAAGAACGGGCAGAAACAGGAGCGCGTGGACTGCCACCAGGTAGTCGTCTACGGGAGGCTGGCCTTGATTTGCAAGGAGTATTTGGCCAAAGGGCGCCACGTCTACGTCGAAGGACGTTTGTGCACCAGGGAATACGAAGCCAGAGACAACAACGGGAAACGTTATCGCACCGAGATTATCGCGCAGGGGATGCAGTTCCTTGGGGCGCGACCCGAAGTGACAGCTGGTGGTGATGCTACCATCGCCGGAGAAGACGAGGCTACCTTTTGAATGAAGGTGATCGGCATAGGGGGTAGAGGCACACCGCTGCTTCCCTCCACACCATGGGACATGCGGGCCTGCTCCGTCGGTTCTGAAGGTTGAGGCTAATTGGTGAGGCGCGCCCTGGCGATCCGGTCGTAGTAGTTGGTAGTGAGCCCAAACTGCACGAATTTCCCGGCGGAGTTGTCAAGAATTTCGTGTGTGAGCAGTTAGTAGTGAACGATTACTGCTTAACACAGCAGTCGCGCAACGCGACTGCCTAACCACCTCGGAGACACAGCAGCCGTCCTATCTTCGCGGGGCAGGTTATTTTGTGACGAATTCTACGGCGATTTTGCGGCTTTCGGGGGCAGGCCATATGCCACATACGTGCCGGCGCCAAGAGGCGCCCGCTAGGAAATTGTACATGAGGCCCTTTCATCGTTGCGTAAAATTTCTCACTCAGATCGCACAATTTATTCTA is a genomic window containing:
- the mobF gene encoding MobF family relaxase, whose product is MTIEQAGSYYRVHYSAAGYYAGTEQRIIGHAVGRGVQFLALSDLTAEQFEALRRGHDPTTQAELRIKATHGDTERANWDCTLSPPKSISIQALVCGDERLLQVDREAALYAIREVETCALARHHGGKEWAETGNVVAIMFEHYDSRESIHGEHGPMPQLHHHIFIANMTRLASYEWRSLDPQQIYKARRFIDAIYMAELAKRVQQLGYDIVRKVDGSFELAGFNRRQIEAFSERAMDIERTKQARGISNPSIARDIVLETRKPKRDCDPGGAEG
- the ssb gene encoding single-stranded DNA-binding protein, which produces MSAIISKNCDITEWAAARGFSVATNDSFTDKNGQKQERVDCHQVVVYGRLALICKEYLAKGRHVYVEGRLCTREYEARDNNGKRYRTEIIAQGMQFLGARPEVTAGGDATIAGEDEATF